A single region of the Streptomyces sp. NBC_01262 genome encodes:
- a CDS encoding SpoIIE family protein phosphatase encodes MMLPAEATPNGTHEPFDMANPAAAVIDAQGKVIGWTGAAERLLGYPAAEILDRPAALLLAGPEDASRAAAIVDECRSRDSWGGLVGARHRDGRRIDVGLRVCAMSDTEDRKAWLVSAIDLTKSPSWAVSGSVLEGFLTRSPLGMAVLSPDLRYVWMNDTLERYGGVPRDERLGRRMSASLPGLNTNALEAKMRQVLETGVPVIDFEYTGWTWADPHREHAYSTSFFRLDDPDGNTMGVCYMGMDVTDRWRARERLVLLGEASARIGSTLDVMRTAQELADFVVPRLADFVTVDLLESVLHGEEPGSGALGTARLLRRAGQKSIHEGTPESVTATGDLIGAPASSPYFRSMADGASVLEARLDIDGAEWIAKDPARARNIAEFGMHSVMWVPLAARGAVLGVATFVREEHPEPFEEDDLLLAEELVNRAAVWVENARRYTREHAAALALQRSLLPQDLTGGTAMEVASRYLPTDAREGVGGDWFDVIQLSGARVALVVGDVVGHGINAAATMGRLRTAVQTLADMDLPPDELLAHLDDLVIRLAEEKGDDEPIATAVLGATCLYAVYDPVTQRCTMARAGHPPPAVVGPDGTVTFPDLPAGPPLGLGSLPFESAELELPEGSLIALYTDGLIETTDQDIDVGLGRLSDVLARPGIPLEELCSAVVDNLLTGPQSDDVALLVARPHALGANRVVSWDLPADPAVVASARSMAVSQLGEWGLGELVMTTELIVSELVTNAIRHASGPIRLRMIRHDILICEVSDASNTSPRLRHARTTDEGGRGLFLVAQLTRRWGTRYTPAGKIIWAEQDFPDVRPVGHMV; translated from the coding sequence ATGATGCTCCCTGCGGAGGCCACACCGAACGGAACGCATGAGCCGTTCGACATGGCGAACCCCGCCGCGGCCGTGATCGACGCCCAGGGCAAGGTCATCGGCTGGACCGGGGCCGCCGAGCGGCTTCTCGGGTACCCGGCGGCCGAGATCCTGGACCGCCCGGCCGCCCTGCTGCTGGCGGGGCCCGAGGACGCCTCGCGGGCGGCGGCCATCGTCGACGAGTGCCGGTCGCGGGACAGCTGGGGCGGACTGGTGGGGGCCCGGCACCGGGACGGCCGCCGGATCGACGTGGGGCTGCGGGTCTGCGCCATGTCCGACACCGAGGACCGCAAGGCCTGGCTGGTCTCGGCCATCGACCTGACGAAAAGCCCGTCCTGGGCGGTGAGCGGGTCGGTGCTGGAGGGCTTTCTCACCCGCTCCCCGCTGGGCATGGCCGTGCTCAGCCCGGATCTGCGGTACGTCTGGATGAACGACACCCTGGAGCGCTACGGCGGGGTGCCGCGCGATGAGCGGCTGGGCCGCAGGATGAGTGCCTCACTGCCCGGTCTCAACACCAACGCCCTCGAAGCGAAGATGCGGCAGGTGCTGGAGACCGGCGTGCCGGTGATCGACTTCGAGTACACCGGCTGGACCTGGGCGGACCCGCACCGGGAGCACGCGTACTCCACCTCCTTCTTCCGGCTCGACGATCCGGACGGCAACACCATGGGCGTGTGCTACATGGGGATGGACGTCACCGACCGATGGCGGGCCCGGGAGCGGCTGGTGCTGCTCGGCGAGGCCAGCGCGCGCATCGGCAGCACGCTGGACGTGATGCGGACCGCCCAGGAACTGGCCGACTTCGTGGTGCCGCGGCTCGCCGACTTCGTGACCGTCGACCTGCTGGAGTCGGTCCTGCACGGGGAGGAGCCGGGCTCGGGCGCGCTCGGCACCGCGCGCCTGTTGCGCCGCGCCGGGCAGAAGTCGATCCACGAGGGCACCCCGGAGTCGGTGACGGCGACCGGCGACCTGATCGGCGCCCCCGCGTCCTCGCCGTACTTCCGGTCCATGGCCGACGGCGCCTCCGTTCTGGAAGCGCGGCTGGACATCGACGGCGCCGAGTGGATCGCCAAGGACCCAGCGCGGGCCCGCAACATCGCCGAGTTCGGGATGCACTCGGTGATGTGGGTGCCGTTGGCCGCGCGGGGCGCCGTCCTGGGCGTGGCGACGTTCGTACGCGAGGAGCACCCGGAGCCCTTCGAGGAGGACGACCTGCTGCTCGCCGAGGAACTCGTCAACCGGGCCGCGGTGTGGGTGGAGAACGCCCGCCGCTACACCCGCGAGCACGCCGCCGCACTGGCCCTGCAGCGCAGCCTGCTCCCGCAGGACCTGACCGGCGGGACGGCCATGGAGGTCGCCTCGCGCTATCTGCCGACCGACGCGCGGGAGGGCGTGGGCGGCGACTGGTTCGACGTGATCCAGCTGTCCGGCGCCCGGGTCGCACTGGTCGTCGGGGACGTCGTCGGGCACGGCATCAACGCCGCCGCCACCATGGGCAGGCTGCGCACCGCCGTACAGACCCTCGCCGACATGGACCTGCCCCCCGACGAGCTGCTCGCGCACCTGGACGACCTCGTGATCCGCCTCGCCGAGGAGAAGGGCGACGACGAGCCGATCGCCACCGCGGTCCTGGGCGCCACCTGCCTGTACGCGGTCTACGACCCGGTCACCCAGCGGTGCACGATGGCCCGGGCCGGGCATCCGCCGCCCGCCGTCGTCGGCCCCGACGGCACCGTCACCTTCCCCGACCTCCCGGCGGGGCCGCCGCTCGGCCTGGGGTCGCTGCCGTTCGAGTCGGCGGAGCTGGAGCTTCCCGAGGGAAGCCTGATCGCCCTTTACACCGACGGCCTCATCGAGACCACCGACCAGGACATCGACGTCGGGCTGGGCCGGCTGAGCGACGTACTGGCGCGGCCCGGCATCCCCCTGGAGGAGCTCTGCTCCGCCGTGGTGGACAACCTGCTGACCGGGCCGCAGAGCGACGACGTCGCACTGCTGGTCGCCCGCCCGCACGCCCTGGGCGCGAACCGGGTCGTCTCCTGGGACCTGCCGGCGGATCCGGCGGTCGTCGCGAGCGCCAGGTCGATGGCGGTCAGCCAGCTGGGGGAGTGGGGACTCGGCGAACTGGTGATGACCACCGAACTCATCGTCAGCGAGCTGGTCACCAACGCCATCCGGCACGCCAGCGGACCCATCAGGCTGCGCATGATCCGGCACGACATCCTGATCTGCGAGGTGTCCGACGCCAGCAACACCTCTCCGCGCCTGCGCCACGCCCGCACCACCGACGAGGGCGGCCGCGGGCTCTTCCTCGTCGCCCAGCTCACCCGCCGCTGGGGCACCCGTTACACCCCGGCGGGCAAGATCATCTGGGCCGAGCAGGACTTCCCGGATGTTCGACCGGTCGGCCACATGGTCTAG
- a CDS encoding ABC transporter permease, whose amino-acid sequence MNDTRSLVLARTRDLALLPALILLLVIGAVGNDNFLHRDNLLNVLSASSALGLLVLAEAMILISGNMDLSLESIAGLAPALGLMVVIPASSAGFGTELPTWFGLLVIPLTGALIGVVNGLLIVKLQLNGFIVTLAMNIVLRGVLIGMVSGKTLFDAPAAFFALGSDSWLGVPVSVWVTGLCFAVAGWALRYHRLGRAVYAVGGNAPAARAAGIRVDRVAWGVLVIGGTLAAVAGLVIAGRVGAVNANQGQGLIFTVFAAAVIGGISLRGGKGSLTGALLGVLLLGLLENLLTLAQVSSFWIQAIYGAIILVALMVARLTTGEAQV is encoded by the coding sequence ATGAATGACACCCGGTCGCTCGTCCTCGCCAGGACCCGTGACCTGGCGCTGCTTCCCGCCCTGATCCTGCTGCTGGTCATCGGCGCGGTCGGCAACGACAACTTCCTCCACCGCGACAACCTGCTGAACGTGCTGAGCGCCTCCTCGGCGCTGGGACTGCTGGTGCTCGCGGAGGCGATGATCCTGATCAGCGGCAACATGGACCTCTCGCTGGAGTCCATCGCGGGCCTGGCCCCCGCCCTCGGCCTCATGGTCGTCATCCCGGCCTCGTCGGCGGGCTTCGGGACGGAGCTGCCCACCTGGTTCGGGCTGCTGGTCATCCCGCTGACCGGCGCGCTCATCGGGGTCGTCAACGGCCTGCTGATCGTGAAGCTCCAGCTCAACGGCTTCATCGTCACCCTCGCGATGAACATCGTGCTGCGCGGGGTCCTGATCGGGATGGTCTCGGGCAAGACCCTGTTCGACGCCCCGGCGGCCTTCTTCGCCCTCGGGTCGGACAGCTGGCTCGGCGTGCCGGTCTCCGTATGGGTGACCGGGCTCTGCTTCGCCGTAGCCGGGTGGGCGCTGCGCTACCACCGGCTGGGGCGCGCGGTGTACGCGGTGGGCGGCAACGCGCCGGCGGCCAGGGCGGCGGGCATCCGGGTGGACCGGGTCGCCTGGGGCGTCCTGGTGATCGGCGGCACCCTGGCCGCCGTGGCCGGCCTGGTGATCGCGGGGCGTGTCGGGGCGGTCAACGCCAACCAGGGGCAGGGCCTGATCTTCACCGTCTTCGCGGCCGCCGTCATCGGCGGCATCAGCCTGCGCGGCGGCAAGGGCTCCCTGACCGGCGCCCTGCTCGGCGTGCTGCTGCTGGGGCTGCTGGAGAACCTGCTCACCCTGGCCCAGGTGTCGTCCTTCTGGATCCAGGCGATCTACGGGGCGATCATCCTGGTCGCTCTCATGGTCGCCCGGCTGACCACCGGTGAGGCCCAGGTCTAG
- a CDS encoding sugar ABC transporter ATP-binding protein, giving the protein MNAPDPRPVAEARGITKRFGPTVALDDAGITVRSGESHALVGRNGAGKSTLVAILTGLQRPDSGTVRFDGGPAPDLADREAWQRHVACVYQHSTVFRDLSVAENLFVNRYPAGRGRAISWRRMRRAAREVLDEWGVPVDENAPAGALGVEDTKMVEIARALSRGTRFIVLDEPTAQLDSRAIERLFTHMRRLERAGVTFLFISHHLEEVYAVCRAVTVLRDARRITTAPVGELSRSDLIEAMTGEPGTAARRAALTAPPVDAPLVVRVDRLSGPHFTDVSLSIRAGEAVGLTGLTGSGSHQVAEALAGLYRPDSGRIEVLGRPVRLGSVPSALAAGVGCVPRDRHYEGLVPGLSVAENATMTITDRLGRLGTISTRARNALARRAISDLDIRTDGPDQQVSGLSGGNQQKVVVARALATAPDVLVLINPTAGVDVKSKRSLLSFVDRSRAAGRAALLVSDELADLRRCDRVLVMFKGAVTDEYAAGWTDHELVASIEGVTPGDE; this is encoded by the coding sequence GTGAACGCCCCGGACCCGCGTCCGGTGGCCGAGGCGCGCGGCATCACCAAGCGCTTCGGGCCGACCGTGGCCCTGGACGACGCGGGCATCACCGTCCGGTCCGGTGAGTCGCACGCCCTGGTCGGCCGCAACGGGGCCGGGAAATCCACCCTGGTGGCGATCCTGACCGGGCTCCAGCGGCCCGACAGCGGGACGGTCCGCTTCGACGGCGGGCCCGCGCCGGACCTCGCGGACCGGGAGGCCTGGCAGCGTCACGTCGCCTGCGTCTACCAGCACTCCACCGTCTTCCGGGATCTCAGCGTCGCCGAGAACCTCTTCGTCAACCGCTACCCCGCCGGACGCGGCCGGGCGATCAGCTGGCGGCGGATGCGCCGCGCCGCGCGCGAGGTGCTGGACGAGTGGGGCGTGCCCGTGGACGAGAACGCGCCGGCCGGGGCGCTCGGCGTCGAGGACACCAAGATGGTGGAGATCGCCAGGGCGCTCTCCCGGGGCACCCGGTTCATCGTCCTGGACGAACCCACCGCCCAGCTGGACAGCCGGGCCATCGAGCGCCTGTTCACGCACATGCGGCGGCTGGAGCGGGCCGGAGTCACCTTCCTGTTCATCTCGCACCACCTGGAGGAGGTCTACGCGGTCTGCCGGGCCGTCACCGTCCTCCGGGACGCCCGCAGGATCACCACCGCACCGGTCGGCGAGCTGAGCCGGAGCGATCTCATCGAGGCGATGACGGGGGAGCCGGGCACGGCGGCCCGCCGCGCCGCTCTCACCGCCCCGCCGGTGGACGCACCCCTCGTGGTGCGGGTGGACCGGCTGAGCGGCCCGCACTTCACCGATGTGAGCCTCTCCATCCGTGCCGGTGAGGCCGTGGGCCTGACCGGGCTCACGGGCTCCGGCAGCCATCAGGTCGCCGAGGCACTGGCCGGGCTGTACCGCCCGGACAGCGGCCGGATCGAGGTGCTCGGCCGCCCCGTCCGGCTTGGCAGTGTCCCCTCGGCGCTGGCGGCGGGGGTCGGCTGTGTGCCCCGTGACCGCCACTACGAGGGCCTGGTGCCGGGGCTGTCGGTCGCCGAGAACGCCACGATGACGATCACCGACCGGCTCGGGCGGCTGGGGACGATCTCCACCAGGGCCCGTAACGCCCTCGCCCGCCGGGCGATCAGCGATCTCGACATCCGGACGGACGGCCCGGACCAGCAGGTCAGCGGCCTGTCGGGCGGCAACCAGCAGAAGGTCGTGGTGGCGCGCGCCCTGGCCACCGCCCCCGACGTGCTGGTGCTCATCAATCCGACGGCCGGCGTCGACGTGAAGTCCAAACGGTCCCTGCTCTCCTTCGTCGACCGGTCCCGCGCGGCGGGACGCGCGGCGCTCCTGGTCTCCGACGAACTGGCGGACCTGCGGCGCTGCGACCGGGTCCTGGTCATGTTCAAGGGCGCCGTCACCGATGAGTACGCGGCGGGCTGGACCGACCACGAACTGGTCGCCTCGATCGAAGGGGTCACCCCCGGCGATGAATGA
- a CDS encoding sugar ABC transporter substrate-binding protein — translation MKRVAALAASLALGCGLATAATACGDGGQGDAGSASGKVGVVLPLLTSPFWESYNRYVPRQAAAQGVGILPAVNSNSDPSKQITDIDNLLTQNVKGLVVSPLDSAAITAGLNAAQRKGVPVVAVDVAPDKGRVAMVVRADNRAYGEKACEQIGGEVKAGKVVQIQGDLASVNGRDRSDAFSACMKKNHPRVKVLQIPAAWQAEKAAAGLEALYTANPDIKAIYMQAGGVYLAPTLSTLRRHNALVAAGDPRHIVIVSNDGIPQELDAIRKGLIDATVSQPADLYAKYGMYYIKRAMAGDTFHPGPTGHGSTIVKLPGGILEDELPAPLVTKANVDDKALWGNQIGRTS, via the coding sequence ATGAAGCGCGTCGCCGCTCTCGCCGCGTCCCTCGCACTCGGGTGCGGGCTCGCCACCGCCGCCACTGCCTGCGGCGACGGCGGCCAGGGCGATGCCGGGAGCGCCTCCGGCAAGGTCGGCGTGGTGCTGCCCCTGCTCACCTCGCCGTTCTGGGAGTCGTACAACAGGTATGTGCCCCGGCAGGCCGCCGCGCAGGGCGTCGGCATCCTCCCGGCGGTGAACTCCAACTCCGATCCGAGCAAACAGATCACCGACATCGACAACCTGCTGACCCAGAACGTCAAGGGCCTGGTCGTCTCCCCGCTCGACTCGGCGGCGATCACCGCCGGGCTGAACGCGGCGCAGCGCAAGGGCGTGCCGGTGGTCGCGGTCGACGTGGCGCCGGACAAGGGCAGGGTCGCGATGGTGGTCAGGGCCGACAACCGCGCGTACGGCGAGAAGGCCTGCGAGCAGATCGGCGGCGAGGTCAAGGCGGGCAAGGTGGTACAGATCCAGGGTGACCTGGCCTCGGTCAACGGTCGGGACCGCTCCGACGCGTTCAGCGCGTGCATGAAGAAGAACCACCCTCGCGTCAAGGTGCTGCAGATCCCGGCCGCCTGGCAGGCCGAGAAGGCGGCGGCGGGCCTGGAGGCGCTGTACACCGCCAATCCCGATATCAAGGCCATCTACATGCAGGCCGGCGGTGTGTACCTGGCGCCCACCCTGAGCACCCTCAGGCGGCACAACGCGCTGGTCGCGGCCGGCGACCCCCGGCACATCGTGATCGTCTCCAACGACGGCATCCCGCAGGAGCTCGACGCGATCCGCAAGGGCCTGATCGACGCGACCGTCTCCCAGCCCGCTGATCTCTACGCGAAGTACGGCATGTACTACATCAAGCGGGCGATGGCCGGCGACACCTTCCACCCGGGCCCGACCGGCCATGGCAGCACCATCGTCAAGCTGCCCGGCGGAATCCTGGAGGACGAGCTCCCGGCACCGCTGGTGACCAAGGCCAACGTCGACGACAAGGCACTGTGGGGCAACCAGATCGGCCGGACGTCGTGA
- a CDS encoding SDR family NAD(P)-dependent oxidoreductase — translation MKATREFEGLSAIVTGGASGIGLATARTLVARGARVAVLDLHLGLDPGPVYAIRADVGDSASVTAAVGRAVEELGGLDVLVNNAGIGARGTVEDNPDEEWHHVLDINVLGIVRTTRTALPHLRGSANAAIVNTCSVAAATGLPQRALYAASKGAVFALTLAMAADHIGEGIRVNCVNPGTVDTPWVRRLAEQTDDPEAELAALSARQPSGRLVTAQQVADAIAYLAGPLAGATTGTALAVDGGLRGIRLPREGLAP, via the coding sequence ATGAAGGCGACGCGGGAGTTCGAGGGGCTGTCCGCCATCGTGACGGGCGGGGCGTCCGGAATCGGCCTGGCCACCGCCCGGACCCTGGTGGCCCGCGGTGCCCGCGTGGCGGTCCTCGACCTGCACCTCGGCCTCGATCCCGGGCCCGTGTACGCGATCCGGGCCGACGTGGGGGACTCCGCGTCGGTCACCGCCGCCGTCGGCCGGGCGGTCGAGGAGCTCGGAGGCCTGGACGTCCTGGTCAACAACGCGGGGATCGGCGCCCGCGGGACCGTCGAGGACAACCCGGACGAGGAATGGCACCACGTGCTGGACATCAATGTGCTGGGCATCGTCCGCACCACCCGGACGGCCCTGCCGCACCTGCGCGGCTCCGCGAACGCGGCGATCGTCAACACCTGCTCGGTCGCGGCGGCCACCGGACTGCCGCAGCGGGCGCTGTACGCGGCCAGCAAGGGAGCCGTGTTCGCGCTGACCCTGGCGATGGCGGCCGACCACATCGGCGAGGGCATCCGGGTCAACTGCGTGAACCCCGGGACCGTGGACACCCCCTGGGTGCGCCGGCTGGCCGAACAGACCGACGACCCGGAGGCCGAGCTTGCCGCCCTCAGCGCCCGCCAGCCCAGCGGCCGCCTGGTGACCGCCCAGCAGGTCGCGGACGCCATCGCCTACCTCGCCGGACCGCTGGCCGGCGCCACCACCGGGACGGCGCTCGCGGTGGACGGCGGTCTGCGAGGCATCCGGCTGCCCCGGGAAGGTCTCGCACCATGA
- a CDS encoding protein kinase domain-containing protein, with product MAALEPEDPISVGTYQLLGRLGVGGMGRVFLGRSPGGRAVAVKVVHAELVRRPEFRSRFRREVQAARQVSGAFTAPVIDADPDAPLPWLVTSYIAGPSLQQAVADHGPPPAPVVLALAAGLAEALMSIHAVGLVHRDLKPSNVLLAEDGPRVIDFGIARGLEVSSITGTGHVLGSPGYMSPEQVNGGGVTAASDVFALGAVLAYAATGANPFGEGPTPALLYRVVHTEPDIRTVTDPSLYALIAACLAKDPGRRPTPREVLAAAAPGAGRVTDTRHWKPAAGHTRAFAPGTDLANPVARGALPTRPGAAPAPGGRTRRALLLSGVGVAAAAGVTVAVRLTGSTEDRTAAAGAKVGGASPSPSRASGVSVPEPLGAWPLTETTGTSAADTAGYHDGAASGVGWGLGKDGAAQFNGVSSQILTDGPVLATGSGQSFTVAAWVCLNALPDTFATAVSQDATTASGFYLQYSSDEQRWAFARPGVRALSYNVPSAGTWTHLTGVCDAADGQLRLYVDGFQQGATADTDPVDAPGSLMIGRATYQGRASDFFPGAIKDVRVFDQALTLAQIKTLS from the coding sequence GTGGCAGCGCTGGAGCCGGAGGACCCGATTTCGGTCGGGACCTACCAGTTGCTGGGGCGCCTGGGGGTGGGCGGCATGGGCCGGGTCTTCCTCGGACGGTCGCCGGGCGGGCGGGCGGTCGCGGTCAAGGTGGTGCACGCCGAGCTGGTCCGCCGCCCGGAGTTCCGCTCCCGCTTCCGCCGCGAGGTGCAGGCCGCCCGTCAGGTCAGCGGGGCGTTCACCGCCCCGGTCATCGACGCGGACCCGGACGCGCCCCTGCCCTGGCTGGTCACCAGCTACATCGCCGGGCCGTCGCTCCAGCAGGCGGTCGCCGACCACGGGCCGCCGCCCGCACCCGTCGTACTGGCCCTGGCGGCCGGGCTGGCCGAGGCGCTGATGTCCATCCACGCGGTCGGCCTGGTCCATCGCGACCTCAAGCCGTCCAACGTGCTGCTCGCCGAGGACGGACCCCGGGTCATCGACTTCGGGATCGCCCGCGGCCTGGAGGTCAGCTCGATCACGGGGACCGGGCATGTGCTCGGCTCTCCGGGCTACATGTCCCCCGAGCAGGTCAACGGCGGCGGCGTCACCGCGGCGAGCGACGTCTTCGCCCTCGGCGCGGTCCTGGCGTACGCCGCGACCGGCGCCAACCCCTTCGGCGAGGGACCGACCCCCGCGCTGCTGTACCGCGTGGTCCACACCGAGCCCGACATCCGGACGGTCACCGATCCGAGCCTGTACGCCCTGATAGCGGCCTGCCTGGCCAAGGACCCGGGGCGCCGTCCCACGCCGCGCGAAGTCCTCGCCGCGGCCGCCCCCGGCGCCGGCCGGGTGACCGACACCCGCCACTGGAAGCCCGCCGCCGGCCACACCCGGGCATTCGCGCCCGGCACCGACCTCGCGAACCCCGTCGCCCGGGGCGCTCTCCCGACGCGGCCGGGCGCCGCGCCGGCACCCGGCGGCCGTACCCGGCGGGCCCTGCTGCTCTCGGGAGTCGGCGTCGCGGCCGCCGCAGGCGTCACCGTCGCCGTGCGGCTCACCGGATCCACCGAGGACCGCACCGCCGCGGCCGGGGCGAAGGTGGGCGGAGCCTCGCCCTCCCCGTCCCGGGCCTCCGGGGTGTCCGTACCGGAGCCGCTCGGAGCCTGGCCGCTCACCGAAACGACCGGCACCTCCGCCGCGGACACCGCCGGCTACCACGACGGCGCCGCCAGCGGGGTCGGGTGGGGCCTGGGCAAGGACGGCGCCGCCCAGTTCAACGGCGTCAGCAGCCAGATCCTCACCGACGGCCCGGTGCTCGCCACCGGCAGCGGCCAGAGTTTCACCGTCGCGGCATGGGTCTGCCTGAACGCCTTGCCCGACACCTTCGCCACCGCCGTCAGCCAGGACGCCACCACCGCCAGCGGCTTCTACCTCCAGTACTCCTCCGACGAACAGCGCTGGGCCTTCGCCCGCCCCGGCGTCCGCGCGCTGTCGTACAACGTTCCCTCCGCGGGCACCTGGACGCACCTGACGGGCGTCTGCGACGCGGCCGACGGCCAGTTACGCCTGTACGTCGACGGCTTCCAGCAGGGCGCCACCGCCGACACCGACCCCGTGGACGCCCCCGGTTCCCTCATGATCGGACGCGCCACCTACCAGGGCAGGGCCAGCGACTTCTTCCCCGGCGCCATCAAGGACGTGCGGGTCTTCGACCAGGCCCTCACCCTGGCCCAGATCAAGACCCTGAGCTGA
- a CDS encoding GNAT family N-acetyltransferase, whose translation MPLRIEPAGLADLRRVLADHPRYWGERDLRSLHLTALVQEFGPTCLVARAGDGIRGYVFGFVTPAGTGYVHLVATRDDARGCGLGRRLYEAFAEAARREGGVRLKAITSVGNTGSIAFHRRLGFEVRIVDDYNGPGRTMAVFQRDLPLLPDQGLT comes from the coding sequence ATGCCGTTACGGATCGAACCGGCCGGACTGGCCGACCTGCGCCGCGTCCTCGCCGATCACCCCCGCTACTGGGGCGAACGCGACCTCCGGTCCCTGCACCTGACCGCCCTGGTGCAGGAGTTCGGTCCGACATGTCTGGTCGCCCGGGCCGGGGACGGGATCCGCGGATACGTCTTCGGGTTCGTGACCCCGGCCGGCACCGGGTATGTGCATCTGGTCGCGACCCGCGACGATGCCCGCGGCTGCGGTCTCGGACGCCGCCTGTACGAGGCGTTCGCCGAGGCCGCGCGTCGCGAGGGCGGCGTACGGCTGAAGGCGATCACCTCGGTCGGGAACACCGGCTCGATCGCCTTCCACCGCCGCCTCGGCTTCGAGGTGAGGATCGTCGACGACTACAACGGTCCCGGCCGGACCATGGCCGTCTTTCAGCGCGATCTGCCGCTCCTACCAGACCAGGGTCTGACGTAG
- a CDS encoding SAM-dependent methyltransferase, with amino-acid sequence MHENGWSADRIDTQSAHSARIYDYIIGGKDYYPADKEAGDAMTVEWPALPVHMRANRDFMHRAVRYLAEEAGIRQFLDIGTGIPTSPNLHEIAQAVAPDSRIVYVDNDPIVLTLSQGLLASTPEGRTAYVEADMRDPAAILAAPELRETLDLSKPVGLTVIAIVHFVLDEDDAVGIVRRLLEPLPPGSYLAMSIGTADFAPDEVGRVAREYAARGMPMRLRTEAEAEEFFEGLELAGPGVAQVHKWRPDGTGSGAEPIRDEDIAMYGAVARKPL; translated from the coding sequence TTGCACGAGAACGGCTGGTCGGCCGACCGTATCGACACCCAGAGCGCGCATTCCGCGCGTATCTACGACTACATCATCGGCGGCAAGGACTACTACCCGGCCGACAAGGAGGCCGGCGACGCCATGACCGTGGAGTGGCCGGCCCTGCCGGTCCACATGCGGGCCAACCGTGACTTCATGCACCGGGCCGTGCGCTACCTGGCCGAGGAGGCCGGCATCCGGCAGTTCCTCGACATCGGCACCGGCATCCCCACCTCGCCCAACCTCCATGAGATAGCCCAGGCGGTCGCCCCCGACTCCCGGATCGTCTACGTGGACAACGACCCCATCGTCCTCACCCTCTCCCAGGGCCTGCTCGCCAGCACCCCCGAGGGCCGCACGGCCTACGTCGAGGCCGACATGCGGGACCCGGCCGCCATCCTCGCCGCCCCGGAGCTGCGGGAGACCCTGGACCTGAGCAAGCCGGTGGGCCTGACGGTGATCGCCATCGTCCACTTCGTCCTCGACGAGGACGACGCCGTCGGCATCGTCCGCCGCCTGCTGGAGCCGCTGCCCCCCGGCAGCTACCTCGCGATGTCCATCGGCACCGCCGACTTCGCCCCCGACGAGGTCGGCCGGGTCGCCCGCGAGTACGCCGCCCGTGGCATGCCGATGCGGCTGCGTACCGAGGCCGAGGCGGAGGAGTTCTTCGAGGGCCTTGAGCTGGCAGGACCCGGGGTGGCCCAGGTCCACAAGTGGCGCCCGGATGGCACCGGCAGCGGCGCCGAGCCCATCAGGGACGAGGACATCGCCATGTACGGGGCGGTCGCCAGAAAGCCCCTGTGA
- a CDS encoding DUF397 domain-containing protein: MPATDLGTKGWRKPWSDDAGGACVEAKKLNDGRVALRQSTDPDGPALVFPPGAMTSFVDGIKAGAADFLC; this comes from the coding sequence ATGCCCGCCACCGATCTGGGCACCAAGGGCTGGCGCAAGCCCTGGAGCGACGACGCCGGGGGCGCCTGCGTCGAGGCGAAGAAGCTCAACGACGGCCGGGTGGCGCTGCGTCAGTCCACCGATCCGGACGGCCCGGCCCTGGTCTTCCCGCCCGGGGCGATGACCTCATTCGTCGACGGCATCAAAGCCGGTGCCGCCGATTTCCTCTGCTGA